A portion of the Sulfuricurvum kujiense DSM 16994 genome contains these proteins:
- the mqnP gene encoding menaquinone biosynthesis prenyltransferase MqnP, translating into MNRLRKRLQDFNELVMFQHSIFSLPFIFIAMIVAAEGWFGFKLLLLGAFAAISARNAAMGFNRYIDRSFDIHNPRTSGRPSVDGRLDGASIAIFTAVNALVFMAVAYFINDLAFYLSFPVLIVLFSYSFFKRFSSMAHIVLGISLGLAPIAGAIAVLGTVPQWSLWLSIGVVFWVAGFDLLYSLQDMEFDKTNNLHSIPSKYGSQATLKISAFFHVLTVVFWAIFVHKAALGMFASGAVLFSALMLTYEHILVRRDFTQIDRAFFTVNGYLGFVFIGLIILDKVAV; encoded by the coding sequence GTGAATCGTTTGAGGAAAAGACTGCAAGATTTTAATGAGCTGGTAATGTTTCAGCACAGTATATTTTCGCTTCCTTTCATCTTCATAGCTATGATAGTTGCTGCAGAGGGATGGTTCGGGTTCAAGCTCCTTTTGTTAGGTGCTTTTGCAGCCATAAGTGCCCGAAATGCGGCGATGGGTTTTAACCGATATATCGACCGCTCTTTTGACATTCATAATCCGCGCACATCGGGGCGGCCCAGTGTCGACGGACGGCTTGACGGTGCATCGATTGCCATTTTTACGGCGGTCAATGCGCTTGTTTTTATGGCAGTAGCCTATTTTATCAACGATTTGGCATTTTATCTCAGCTTTCCGGTGTTGATCGTTTTGTTCAGCTATTCGTTTTTCAAACGGTTCAGTTCGATGGCACATATCGTATTGGGTATATCGCTGGGGCTGGCTCCGATAGCGGGGGCTATAGCGGTACTCGGCACCGTTCCGCAATGGTCGCTCTGGCTGAGTATCGGCGTCGTATTTTGGGTTGCGGGATTTGATCTGCTGTATTCATTGCAGGATATGGAGTTTGATAAAACGAACAATCTTCATTCGATCCCTTCTAAATACGGCTCTCAGGCAACATTGAAAATTTCGGCTTTTTTTCACGTTCTAACGGTTGTCTTCTGGGCGATTTTTGTACATAAAGCCGCTCTAGGGATGTTTGCATCCGGTGCGGTGTTGTTTTCAGCATTGATGTTGACGTATGAGCATATTCTTGTCCGTCGTGATTTTACTCAGATAGACCGTGCATTCTTTACCGTAAACGGCTATTTGGGATTTGTGTTTATCGGATTGATTATTTTAGATAAGGTGGCAGTATGA
- a CDS encoding ElyC/SanA/YdcF family protein: MSYPPFSALLLKPLENAYPKVQLHSPFPRYIHVLGNGHTSSQNIPLSSELSLTSLARVNEGILLYKSHPGMKLIFSGYGGGDSVSNARKNSQLAIALGVNSNDIVILEEAKDTAEEAIAVKKIVGSQPLILVTSASHMVRASSIFRKNGICVIEAPTDFLVKKEDTLWQFPSSGGLRRSECAFHEYLGLLWEKLKGSL; the protein is encoded by the coding sequence TTGTCCTATCCCCCATTTTCGGCACTGCTGCTCAAACCTCTTGAAAATGCTTATCCCAAAGTACAGCTGCATTCTCCGTTTCCGCGCTATATTCATGTTCTCGGAAACGGCCATACTTCGAGTCAAAACATTCCGCTCTCATCTGAGCTGAGCCTTACATCATTGGCACGCGTCAACGAAGGAATATTGCTCTATAAAAGTCATCCGGGTATGAAATTGATTTTTAGCGGATACGGGGGAGGAGACAGTGTCAGCAATGCCCGAAAAAATTCCCAACTGGCAATCGCACTCGGCGTCAATTCCAATGATATAGTTATTCTGGAAGAAGCAAAGGATACTGCGGAAGAAGCGATAGCGGTTAAAAAGATTGTCGGATCGCAGCCGCTTATTCTTGTGACATCAGCTTCCCATATGGTTCGGGCATCATCTATTTTTCGTAAAAACGGTATTTGTGTTATTGAAGCCCCAACTGATTTTCTCGTCAAAAAAGAAGATACCCTATGGCAGTTTCCCTCATCAGGCGGATTGCGTCGCTCAGAATGTGCATTTCATGAATATTTAGGTTTATTGTGGGAGAAGTTAAAAGGAAGTCTCTAA